Proteins from a genomic interval of Microbacterium esteraromaticum:
- the secF gene encoding protein translocase subunit SecF, translating into MFSMNELGNNLYSGKTSFPFVAKRRIWFIIAIALIIGSALVPLIRPIQFSIEFTGGSQFMVSAPQSTDQSLATDAVREVVPESTTKVVVVNGQDIRVQTSQMSAAETQQVTEQLAQVYGVNVDEITNSFIGPAWGENVTRQSLWGLAIFLALTFLILAIYFRTWKMSAAAIIGLLDVLVITIGVYALAGFEISPAAVIGFLTILAYSLYDTTVVFDKIRENTTEDANQTTRTFGESVNLAVNQTLVRSINTSIVAALPVGAILFIGSFWLGAETLTDISLSIFVGIIVATYSTLFVAAPLYSLLREKELAIAAHDAKVHEARERSVASGA; encoded by the coding sequence ATGTTCTCCATGAATGAGTTGGGCAACAACCTCTACTCGGGCAAGACCTCCTTCCCGTTCGTCGCCAAGCGTCGTATCTGGTTCATCATCGCCATCGCGCTGATCATCGGGTCCGCGCTGGTGCCGCTGATCCGTCCGATCCAGTTCTCGATCGAGTTCACCGGCGGATCGCAGTTCATGGTCTCGGCGCCGCAGTCGACCGATCAGTCGCTGGCGACGGATGCCGTGCGTGAGGTCGTTCCCGAGAGCACCACCAAGGTCGTGGTCGTGAACGGCCAGGACATCCGCGTGCAGACCTCGCAGATGAGCGCGGCTGAGACCCAGCAGGTCACCGAGCAGCTCGCGCAGGTCTACGGCGTGAACGTCGACGAGATCACCAACTCGTTCATCGGCCCGGCCTGGGGTGAGAATGTCACGCGGCAGTCGCTGTGGGGCCTGGCGATCTTCCTGGCACTGACGTTCCTGATCCTCGCGATCTACTTCCGCACCTGGAAGATGTCTGCCGCCGCCATCATCGGCCTGCTGGACGTGCTCGTGATCACGATCGGTGTCTACGCGCTGGCCGGGTTCGAGATCTCGCCGGCAGCGGTGATCGGCTTTCTCACGATCCTCGCGTACTCGCTGTACGACACGACAGTGGTGTTCGACAAGATCCGTGAGAACACCACCGAGGACGCGAACCAGACGACGCGTACGTTCGGTGAATCCGTGAACCTCGCGGTGAACCAGACTCTGGTGCGCTCGATCAACACGTCGATCGTTGCGGCGCTGCCCGTGGGGGCGATCCTGTTCATCGGCTCGTTCTGGCTCGGCGCCGAGACTCTCACCGACATCTCGCTCTCGATCTTCGTGGGCATCATCGTCGCGACCTATTCGACGTTGTTCGTGGCCGCGCCGCTCTACTCGCTTCTGCGCGAGAAGGAGCTGGCGATCGCCGCACACGATGCGAAGGTGCACGAGGCGCGCGAGCGCTCGGTGGCCTCTGGGGCTTGA
- the secD gene encoding protein translocase subunit SecD, translating to MASSSPTRHAWRVLLGLLLVTAALFGINAIGVYGFKESSWAPELALDLQGGTQIVLSAQTEDGADPTQEQLDQAAAIIRQRVDASGTAEADITTEGGRNIVVQIPGVADQETRDRIQASAQLEFRAVLAATDAATEFIGEDGNPTPFPTPDDSMNAVPTPEPTDGSDPAWMTEKQIAELQSFDCAAPRDHTTPPAGEPLVACDPTGSVKYLLGPKELDGTVIDDATSGRDQRSAKWTVNLDLNREGTEVFGEISQRLNANRIAGLSPRDQFAFVLDGVVISAPQMQAAILDGNPSISGDFTQESAKTLADQLRYGALPLSFTVESSDTISATLGSQQLQIGLIAGLIGLGLVAVYSLISYRALGWVIIASIGVMGVLTYVIISILAWRMGFRLSLAGVAGLIVSIGFTADSFIVYFERIRDELRDGKSITGAVEDGWGRAKRTIYISKSINVLAAVVLYVLADSTVKGFAFTLGLTTLIDVFIFVIFTHPVMQLLARTRFFGGGHRLSGLDPESLGAVYRGRAQYREARVASTGRAARNQGARGEAEKRQTIAERKRAEALAAQGSSSARKDSDD from the coding sequence GTGGCATCCTCATCTCCGACCCGCCATGCGTGGCGGGTCCTGCTCGGCCTGCTCCTGGTCACAGCAGCATTGTTCGGCATCAATGCGATCGGCGTGTACGGGTTCAAGGAGAGCTCGTGGGCTCCTGAGCTCGCCCTTGACCTGCAGGGCGGCACTCAGATCGTCCTGAGCGCGCAGACAGAGGACGGTGCCGACCCGACGCAGGAGCAGCTCGACCAGGCTGCCGCGATCATCCGTCAGCGTGTCGACGCCTCCGGCACCGCCGAGGCCGACATCACCACCGAGGGCGGCCGCAACATCGTGGTGCAGATTCCCGGTGTCGCCGATCAGGAAACCCGCGACCGCATCCAGGCGAGCGCCCAGCTGGAGTTCCGTGCCGTACTGGCCGCAACTGACGCTGCGACCGAGTTCATCGGCGAGGATGGCAACCCCACGCCGTTCCCCACACCCGACGACTCGATGAACGCGGTGCCCACGCCGGAGCCCACCGACGGCAGCGACCCGGCATGGATGACCGAGAAGCAGATCGCCGAGCTGCAGTCGTTCGACTGCGCCGCTCCCCGCGACCACACCACGCCGCCGGCTGGCGAGCCGCTGGTCGCCTGCGACCCGACCGGGTCGGTCAAGTATCTGCTCGGGCCGAAGGAGCTCGACGGCACGGTCATCGATGACGCGACGTCCGGTCGCGACCAGCGTTCGGCGAAGTGGACCGTCAACCTCGACCTCAACCGCGAGGGCACCGAGGTGTTCGGCGAGATCAGCCAGCGCCTGAACGCCAACCGCATCGCCGGCCTGAGCCCGCGCGACCAGTTCGCGTTCGTGCTCGACGGCGTGGTGATCTCGGCGCCGCAGATGCAGGCGGCGATCCTCGACGGCAACCCGAGCATCTCGGGCGACTTCACCCAGGAGAGCGCGAAGACGCTCGCCGACCAGTTGCGCTACGGCGCGCTGCCGCTGAGCTTCACCGTCGAGAGCTCTGACACCATCTCGGCGACGCTTGGCTCGCAGCAGTTGCAGATCGGGCTGATCGCCGGTCTCATCGGCCTGGGACTGGTCGCGGTCTACTCCCTCATCAGCTATCGCGCACTCGGCTGGGTGATCATCGCCTCGATCGGCGTCATGGGTGTGCTCACCTACGTCATCATCAGCATCCTCGCGTGGCGCATGGGCTTCCGCCTGTCGCTGGCCGGCGTCGCGGGTCTGATCGTGTCGATCGGATTCACCGCCGACTCGTTCATCGTGTACTTCGAGCGAATACGAGACGAGCTGCGCGACGGAAAGTCCATCACGGGCGCGGTCGAGGACGGCTGGGGGCGCGCGAAGCGCACCATCTACATCTCGAAGTCGATCAACGTGCTCGCCGCCGTGGTGCTGTATGTGCTGGCCGATTCGACGGTGAAGGGCTTCGCGTTCACCCTTGGTCTGACGACGCTCATCGACGTGTTCATCTTCGTCATCTTCACGCACCCCGTCATGCAACTGCTCGCACGCACCCGGTTCTTCGGTGGTGGGCATCGGTTGTCCGGACTCGACCCCGAGTCGCTGGGAGCTGTCTATCGTGGACGTGCTCAGTACCGGGAGGCGCGCGTCGCCAGCACCGGTCGCGCCGCTCGTAATCAGGGGGCGCGCGGTGAGGCCGAGAAGCGCCAGACCATCGCTGAGCGCAAGCGCGCCGAGGCCCTCGCAGCTCAGGGCTCGTCAAGCGCCCGAAAGGACTCCGACGACTGA
- a CDS encoding preprotein translocase subunit YajC codes for MEIILFGLLAVMLVFMFMNTRKRQKQMKEQQEEKAAKTIPGAKVLLQGGLYGTVVSYDAVDLDRPAQIELAPGVVIEVHSQAILRVVDPTEETVDSDDVAEEEVVEEHLDSVPAKDATDGIEAIQVETPEETKARLERNDEN; via the coding sequence ATGGAAATCATCCTCTTCGGACTTCTCGCCGTGATGCTCGTGTTCATGTTCATGAACACGCGCAAGCGCCAGAAGCAGATGAAGGAACAGCAGGAGGAGAAGGCCGCCAAGACGATTCCCGGCGCGAAGGTGCTGCTGCAGGGGGGTCTGTACGGAACCGTCGTGTCATACGACGCGGTCGACCTCGACAGGCCCGCACAGATCGAGCTCGCCCCCGGCGTGGTCATCGAGGTGCACAGTCAGGCGATCCTGCGCGTGGTAGACCCGACCGAGGAGACCGTCGACTCCGACGACGTCGCTGAGGAAGAGGTTGTCGAAGAGCACCTCGACAGCGTCCCCGCGAAGGACGCGACCGACGGTATCGAGGCGATCCAGGTCGAGACGCCTGAGGAGACCAAGGCTCGTCTCGAGCGCAACGACGAGAACTGA
- the ruvB gene encoding Holliday junction branch migration DNA helicase RuvB, which produces MAEHARDAAEALDDTELAIEGALRPSSLDEFVGQAKVRGQLQLLLEAARLQERTADHILLAGPPGLGKTTLAMIVAHESGRPLRLSSGPAIQHAGDLAALLSSLTPGEVLFIDEIHRMARSAEEMLYLAMEDFRIDIMVGKGAGATSIPLELAPFTLVGATTRSGLLPNPLRDRFGFTGHLEFYSADDLEQVISRSAGVLGVRLPDDALSEIARRSRGTPRIANRLLRRVRDYALVHGGGQDASLSDVRSALELYDVDAIGLDRLDRAVLDALVRRFRGGPVGLNTLAVAVGEESETVESVVEPYLVRIGFLGRTPRGRIAMPEAYAHLGISHPEGVALFDDL; this is translated from the coding sequence GTGGCTGAGCACGCGCGCGATGCGGCCGAAGCCCTCGACGACACCGAGCTTGCGATCGAGGGCGCTCTGCGCCCGTCGAGCCTGGACGAGTTCGTCGGTCAGGCCAAGGTGCGCGGTCAGCTGCAGCTGCTTCTGGAAGCCGCACGCCTGCAGGAGCGCACGGCGGACCACATCCTGCTCGCCGGCCCGCCCGGCCTCGGCAAGACGACGCTGGCGATGATCGTCGCCCACGAGAGCGGACGCCCGTTGCGGTTGTCGAGCGGCCCAGCGATCCAGCACGCCGGCGACCTCGCTGCGCTCCTGTCGAGCCTCACGCCCGGCGAGGTGCTCTTCATCGACGAGATCCACCGGATGGCGCGATCGGCAGAAGAGATGCTCTACCTGGCGATGGAGGACTTCCGCATCGACATCATGGTCGGCAAGGGTGCCGGAGCCACGAGCATTCCGCTGGAGCTTGCGCCCTTCACCCTCGTCGGAGCCACGACGCGTTCGGGTCTGCTACCCAACCCGCTGCGCGACCGGTTCGGCTTCACCGGCCACCTCGAGTTCTACAGCGCTGACGACCTCGAACAGGTCATCAGCCGATCTGCCGGTGTTCTCGGTGTGCGTCTGCCCGATGACGCTCTTTCCGAGATCGCGCGACGCTCGCGCGGCACGCCCCGCATCGCGAACCGCCTGTTGCGCCGAGTGCGCGACTACGCGCTCGTGCACGGCGGCGGGCAAGATGCGTCGCTCTCGGATGTGCGCTCAGCGCTGGAGCTGTACGATGTCGACGCGATCGGCCTCGATCGGCTCGACCGCGCGGTGCTCGATGCGCTCGTGCGGCGTTTCCGTGGAGGCCCGGTGGGCCTCAACACGCTCGCCGTCGCGGTGGGTGAGGAGAGCGAGACTGTCGAGAGCGTGGTCGAACCGTATCTCGTGCGCATCGGCTTTCTCGGGCGCACGCCGCGCGGGAGGATCGCGATGCCCGAGGCGTACGCGCACCTCGGGATCTCGCACCCCGAGGGAGTGGCATTGTTCGATGACCTATAA
- the ruvA gene encoding Holliday junction branch migration protein RuvA — protein MISSLRGTVLHAVSGQVVIETGGVGFTVFVPIDIAHTAVVGEQLRLHTSLIVREDALTLYGFGDLDELEIFGQLLSVTGVGPKSALGVLSHLTVDQIAEAVTAEDDAPFRRVSGIGPKTAKLIVVQLAGKVQPRVATAPVGAPETVVTDQVVAALVGLGWSEKVAVEAVSQTAEIATDAENESVPALLRRTLAAMGPGANRG, from the coding sequence ATGATCTCCTCCCTGCGCGGCACGGTTCTGCACGCGGTCTCTGGCCAGGTCGTCATCGAGACAGGCGGTGTCGGCTTCACCGTCTTCGTGCCCATTGACATCGCGCACACCGCGGTCGTGGGGGAACAGCTGCGCCTGCACACCAGTCTGATCGTTCGTGAGGACGCGCTGACCTTGTACGGCTTCGGCGATCTGGACGAGCTGGAGATCTTCGGTCAGCTGCTGAGCGTCACCGGCGTCGGCCCGAAGTCGGCGCTCGGTGTGCTCTCGCATCTGACGGTCGATCAGATCGCCGAGGCTGTCACGGCCGAGGACGATGCCCCGTTCCGCCGGGTATCGGGGATCGGTCCGAAGACGGCGAAGCTGATCGTGGTGCAGCTGGCCGGCAAGGTGCAGCCCCGTGTCGCCACTGCACCGGTGGGTGCCCCCGAGACGGTCGTCACCGACCAGGTCGTGGCCGCGCTGGTCGGCCTCGGTTGGTCCGAGAAGGTCGCGGTCGAAGCCGTGTCGCAGACGGCCGAGATCGCCACTGACGCCGAGAACGAATCCGTGCCGGCGTTGCTGCGCCGTACGCTGGCGGCGATGGGGCCGGGGGCGAACCGTGGCTGA
- the ruvC gene encoding crossover junction endodeoxyribonuclease RuvC: protein MSTLRVLGIDPGLTRCGVGIVDVDRARRATLVHVGVVRTPPDADIAERLAGIAAGIRTAIDEHHPEAVAVERVFAQQNRQTVMGTAQASGVALLIAAEAGLPAATHTPSEVKAAVTGYGSADKRQVQSMIARILRLDAPPQPADAADALAIALCHAWRRDGASVAGGAAQTPAQRAWADAERVARMYVRPNR, encoded by the coding sequence GTGAGCACCCTCCGTGTATTGGGCATCGACCCTGGGCTGACCCGTTGCGGCGTCGGCATCGTGGATGTCGATCGCGCCCGCAGGGCCACCCTCGTACACGTGGGTGTTGTGCGCACCCCGCCGGACGCCGACATCGCTGAGCGCCTCGCCGGCATCGCCGCGGGCATCCGCACCGCGATCGACGAGCACCATCCCGAGGCCGTCGCCGTTGAACGCGTCTTCGCGCAGCAGAACCGTCAGACGGTGATGGGTACAGCGCAAGCCTCCGGTGTCGCGCTGCTCATCGCCGCCGAAGCGGGTCTTCCGGCGGCGACCCACACGCCCAGCGAGGTCAAAGCGGCCGTCACCGGATACGGGTCCGCCGACAAGCGGCAGGTGCAGTCCATGATCGCCCGCATCCTGCGCTTGGATGCCCCACCCCAGCCCGCAGACGCCGCGGATGCCCTGGCGATCGCGCTGTGCCATGCGTGGCGACGGGACGGGGCGTCGGTCGCCGGGGGAGCCGCCCAGACACCGGCTCAACGTGCGTGGGCGGATGCTGAGCGCGTCGCTCGAATGTATGTACGACCCAACCGCTAG
- a CDS encoding YebC/PmpR family DNA-binding transcriptional regulator → MSGHSKWATTKHKKAVIDARRAKSWAKLIKNIEVAAKLGGADLAGNPTLYDAVFKAKKMSVPKDNIDRAVKRGAGIGGEAVEYASIMYEGYGPNGVALMIECLTDNKNRAAAEVRTALSRNGGTLADPGSVAYNFSRKGVIVVGSEGTTEDDVMMAALEAGAEEIEPHAQGFEVVTEATDLVAVRTALQEAGIDYESADVEFVPNLKVEIDADTARKIFRLIDALEDSDDVQNVFSNFDLPAEVQAELENDGDED, encoded by the coding sequence ATGTCCGGGCATTCCAAGTGGGCCACGACGAAGCACAAGAAGGCGGTCATTGACGCACGCCGTGCGAAGTCGTGGGCGAAGCTGATCAAGAACATCGAGGTCGCGGCGAAGCTGGGCGGCGCCGACCTGGCGGGCAATCCGACGCTCTACGACGCCGTCTTCAAGGCGAAGAAGATGTCGGTTCCCAAGGACAACATCGACCGCGCGGTGAAGCGCGGTGCGGGCATCGGCGGCGAGGCCGTCGAGTACGCGTCGATCATGTACGAGGGCTATGGTCCCAACGGTGTGGCACTGATGATCGAGTGCCTCACCGACAACAAGAACCGCGCCGCTGCCGAGGTGCGCACAGCCCTCAGCCGCAACGGCGGCACGCTGGCAGACCCGGGCTCGGTCGCCTACAACTTCTCGCGCAAGGGCGTCATCGTCGTCGGTTCCGAGGGCACCACCGAGGACGACGTCATGATGGCGGCGCTCGAAGCGGGAGCCGAGGAGATCGAGCCGCACGCCCAGGGGTTCGAAGTCGTGACCGAGGCGACCGATCTCGTCGCGGTGCGCACGGCGCTGCAAGAAGCGGGCATCGACTACGAGTCGGCGGACGTCGAGTTCGTGCCGAACCTCAAGGTCGAGATCGACGCAGACACTGCGCGCAAGATCTTCCGCTTGATCGATGCGCTCGAAGACAGTGACGACGTGCAGAACGTGTTCAGCAACTTCGACCTGCCCGCAGAGGTGCAGGCCGAGCTCGAGAACGACGGCGACGAGGACTGA
- a CDS encoding pyridoxal phosphate-dependent decarboxylase family protein, with translation MNDRARALDAAHRRATEFLQGLDDRPVWPRASFDDMMTRFDGPLPDEGVDPADVVDQIALAADPGLVAIPGGRFFGFVIGATHPAALAADWLVSAWDQNSGSSRLTPATVAMERTAGTWMLDLLGLPPDASVGFVTGGQIANFTCLGAARTAVLARTGWDLAERGMRCSPAIRFVVGADRHGSVDRAARYLGIGRAEVTVVESDDQGRMRPEALSTALADTDGPLIVCLQAGEVHTGAFDDFAALIPIARDHGAWVHVDGAFGLWAAASPSLRHLTSGMAEADSWATDAHKTLNVPYDCGVAIVRDPADSIAAFRTGGDYLIYSGLDPWDVTPELSRRARGVPAFAALRSLGRTGVIRLIDGLHANAVAMAQGLASITGVRVINDVDYTQVMLRMDSDDDTRALGEAILRDGTAVMTGAEWRGHATLRCSMSSWATTPADVDRTVAAIARLVASM, from the coding sequence ATGAACGATCGGGCGAGAGCGCTCGACGCGGCGCATCGACGCGCCACCGAGTTCCTTCAAGGACTCGATGACCGTCCGGTCTGGCCTCGGGCGAGCTTCGACGACATGATGACGCGCTTCGATGGACCGCTACCCGACGAGGGCGTCGACCCCGCCGATGTGGTGGATCAGATCGCCCTGGCTGCCGATCCCGGCCTCGTCGCGATCCCCGGGGGGCGCTTCTTCGGGTTCGTGATCGGCGCCACGCACCCGGCGGCGCTGGCTGCGGACTGGCTCGTATCCGCATGGGATCAGAACTCCGGGTCCTCCCGGCTCACTCCCGCCACCGTGGCCATGGAGCGCACCGCGGGCACATGGATGCTCGATCTCCTCGGCCTACCGCCCGACGCGAGCGTGGGGTTCGTCACAGGTGGTCAGATCGCCAACTTCACCTGCCTGGGCGCCGCCCGGACAGCCGTGCTGGCCCGCACGGGGTGGGACCTCGCAGAGCGGGGAATGCGCTGTTCTCCGGCGATCCGCTTCGTCGTCGGCGCTGATCGACACGGCTCGGTCGATCGGGCGGCGCGGTACCTCGGCATCGGCCGGGCCGAAGTCACGGTCGTCGAATCCGACGATCAGGGCCGAATGCGGCCCGAGGCGCTGTCGACGGCACTCGCCGATACCGACGGCCCGCTGATCGTTTGCCTTCAAGCGGGGGAAGTCCACACGGGGGCCTTCGACGACTTCGCCGCGCTCATACCGATCGCGCGTGACCACGGAGCGTGGGTGCACGTGGACGGCGCCTTCGGTCTGTGGGCCGCGGCGTCGCCCTCGCTGCGACATCTGACGTCGGGCATGGCGGAAGCGGATTCGTGGGCGACGGATGCGCACAAGACGCTCAACGTCCCCTACGACTGCGGTGTCGCGATCGTCCGCGACCCCGCCGATTCGATCGCTGCGTTCCGCACCGGCGGCGACTATCTGATCTACTCGGGCCTCGACCCCTGGGATGTCACACCTGAACTGTCGCGCCGCGCGCGGGGCGTCCCCGCGTTTGCGGCTCTGCGCAGCCTCGGACGCACCGGGGTCATCCGCCTGATCGACGGCCTTCACGCGAACGCCGTGGCGATGGCGCAGGGACTCGCCTCCATCACGGGCGTACGGGTCATCAACGACGTCGACTACACCCAGGTGATGCTGCGCATGGACTCGGACGACGATACGCGGGCCCTCGGCGAAGCCATCCTGCGCGACGGCACTGCGGTGATGACCGGCGCCGAATGGCGTGGCCATGCCACCCTGAGATGTTCGATGTCCTCGTGGGCGACCACGCCGGCGGACGTCGACCGGACCGTCGCCGCGATCGCTCGACTCGTCGCCTCGATGTGA
- a CDS encoding aminoglycoside phosphotransferase family protein, translating to MQAGAQRARPAWSSLPATLRASVVDCIGGTYVDDVAAQGGFSAGYAGVVSTTKGRAFVKAAGPASHAVSLTLYRREGALLPSIPRSLAPRALAVIDGDDGFALVTDVVDGAHPGAAWSAADLRSVARTLSRLAETPAPDDIPDARDDTADFTRWHRIADDAGLRDALPHDLAAQLPRLVDMERGFADAVTGRMLIHGDLRADNILIGDGDARFVDWPWAVRGVPWFDLPSLLPSIEAGGGPPCEQAWPIFQEFGAPDPHEHLPIIAGISSYFWYWQGQPEPAPVPGLRAFQRAQAFAALRWLSALL from the coding sequence ATGCAAGCAGGTGCGCAGCGGGCCAGGCCCGCGTGGTCGTCGCTGCCCGCCACCCTTCGAGCGAGCGTTGTGGATTGCATCGGCGGCACGTATGTCGATGACGTCGCTGCGCAGGGCGGATTCAGCGCGGGATACGCCGGTGTCGTCAGCACCACGAAGGGAAGGGCGTTCGTGAAGGCGGCGGGGCCCGCCTCCCACGCAGTCTCGCTCACGCTCTACCGCCGGGAGGGCGCGCTGCTCCCCAGCATCCCGCGGTCGCTGGCGCCGCGTGCTCTTGCCGTCATCGACGGCGATGACGGCTTCGCCCTCGTCACCGACGTCGTCGACGGCGCTCACCCCGGCGCGGCATGGTCGGCCGCGGACCTGCGGTCGGTCGCGCGCACGCTGAGCCGTCTCGCCGAGACGCCCGCCCCGGATGACATCCCGGATGCTCGGGATGACACAGCGGACTTCACACGGTGGCATCGGATTGCCGACGACGCCGGTTTGCGAGACGCACTGCCGCACGACCTGGCCGCGCAGTTACCGCGCCTGGTGGACATGGAGCGAGGGTTCGCCGACGCCGTCACTGGGCGGATGCTGATCCACGGCGATCTCCGTGCGGACAACATCCTCATCGGTGACGGCGACGCACGATTCGTGGACTGGCCGTGGGCGGTGCGCGGTGTGCCGTGGTTCGACCTGCCTTCCCTGTTGCCGAGCATCGAGGCCGGCGGCGGCCCGCCCTGCGAACAGGCATGGCCGATCTTTCAGGAGTTCGGCGCACCCGACCCGCACGAGCACCTGCCGATCATCGCGGGCATCAGCTCGTACTTCTGGTACTGGCAGGGGCAACCCGAGCCGGCGCCGGTCCCCGGCCTGCGCGCCTTCCAGCGCGCGCAAGCATTCGCGGCGCTGCGGTGGCTCAGCGCGCTACTGTGA
- the pdxT gene encoding pyridoxal 5'-phosphate synthase glutaminase subunit PdxT, with product MAGNPNVGVLALQGDVREHATLLARLGAEVTLVRRPEELARVDGLVIPGGESSVIDKLARTFGMQHPIRDAISAGLPVLGTCAGLIMLADRLADGIEGQQTFGGLDVLVRRNAFGRQVDSFEGAVHVPALGEPAVRAAFIRGPVVEDVGSDAVVLAVLDDGSIVAVEQGNLLGISFHPEISGETRFHERFLARVAERTAVRAA from the coding sequence GTGGCTGGTAACCCGAACGTCGGCGTGCTCGCGCTGCAGGGTGACGTGCGCGAGCACGCCACCCTGCTCGCGAGACTCGGGGCTGAGGTGACGCTCGTCCGTCGTCCCGAGGAGCTCGCCCGTGTCGACGGGCTCGTCATCCCCGGTGGCGAGTCGAGCGTCATCGACAAGCTTGCGCGTACCTTCGGCATGCAGCATCCGATCCGCGACGCGATCTCGGCAGGACTGCCGGTGCTGGGTACCTGTGCGGGACTGATCATGCTCGCGGACCGGCTCGCGGACGGCATCGAAGGGCAGCAGACCTTCGGGGGACTCGACGTTCTCGTGCGCCGAAACGCGTTCGGACGTCAGGTCGACTCCTTCGAGGGGGCGGTCCACGTGCCGGCCCTGGGCGAGCCCGCTGTGCGGGCCGCATTCATTCGCGGTCCCGTGGTCGAGGACGTCGGATCGGATGCCGTCGTGCTGGCCGTCCTGGACGACGGCAGCATCGTCGCCGTCGAACAGGGGAACCTGCTCGGGATCAGCTTCCACCCCGAGATCTCGGGGGAGACGCGGTTCCACGAGCGCTTCCTCGCCAGGGTGGCGGAGCGGACGGCAGTCCGCGCCGCCTGA
- the pdxS gene encoding pyridoxal 5'-phosphate synthase lyase subunit PdxS: MASDQNPTTGSQRVKRGLAEMLKGGVIMDVVTAEQARIAEDAGAVAVMALERVPADIRAQGGVSRMSDPDMIDSIIDAVSIPVMAKARIGHFVEAQVLQELGVDYIDESEVLSPADYVNHIDKWPFTVPFVCGATHLGEALRRITEGAAMIRSKGEAGTGDVSEAMKHIRKIRGEIAALGALSKDELYVAAKELQAPYELVAEIAETGQLPVVLFVAGGVATPADAAMMMQLGADGVFVGSGIFKSGDPAARAKAIVKATTFFDDPKVVAEVSRGLGEAMVGINVSDLPAPHRLAERGW, encoded by the coding sequence ATGGCATCCGACCAGAACCCCACCACCGGATCGCAGCGGGTCAAGCGCGGTCTCGCCGAGATGCTCAAGGGCGGCGTCATCATGGACGTCGTCACCGCCGAGCAGGCGAGGATCGCCGAGGATGCCGGTGCCGTCGCCGTCATGGCGCTCGAGCGCGTGCCGGCGGACATCCGCGCGCAGGGCGGCGTCTCGCGAATGAGTGACCCCGACATGATCGACAGCATCATCGACGCCGTCTCGATCCCCGTGATGGCCAAGGCGCGCATCGGGCACTTCGTCGAGGCGCAGGTGCTGCAGGAGCTCGGCGTCGACTACATCGACGAGTCCGAGGTGCTCTCGCCCGCCGACTACGTCAACCACATCGACAAGTGGCCCTTCACCGTGCCGTTCGTGTGTGGTGCGACTCACCTGGGTGAGGCGCTGCGCCGCATCACCGAGGGAGCGGCGATGATCCGCTCGAAGGGTGAGGCCGGCACCGGCGACGTGTCCGAGGCGATGAAGCACATCCGCAAGATCCGCGGTGAGATCGCAGCTCTCGGTGCACTGTCGAAGGATGAGCTGTACGTTGCCGCGAAGGAACTGCAGGCGCCCTACGAGCTCGTCGCCGAGATCGCTGAGACCGGTCAGCTGCCCGTCGTGCTGTTCGTCGCCGGTGGCGTTGCCACTCCCGCCGATGCCGCGATGATGATGCAGCTCGGTGCGGACGGTGTGTTCGTCGGATCGGGCATCTTCAAGTCTGGCGACCCGGCGGCGCGCGCGAAGGCGATCGTGAAGGCGACGACCTTCTTCGACGACCCCAAGGTCGTCGCCGAGGTCTCGCGCGGACTGGGGGAAGCGATGGTCGGCATCAACGTCAGCGACCTGCCCGCGCCGCACCGGCTCGCCGAGCGTGGCTGGTAA